GGGCCAGCTCGTGGCGCGCGTGAAGCGGGCCGAGTCGAACTGGCTCCTGGTCGAGCCCCAGCCCGCGCCCGGCGACGTGGAGAAGATCCAGCGCATGCTCGACGAGCTCTCGATGGCGCGCGCCACCGACTTCGCCGACACGCCCGACGCGGCGGCCACCGCCTCGCTGCAGAATCCGGAGCTCGAGATCGTGCTGCACACGCCGGAGCGCGAGGAACGGCTGGCGTTCGGGCGTGCGGGCGACAAGACCTGGCTCGAGCGCGCGGGCGACCCGGTGCTGCTCGCGGTGAGTCCCGCGGCGGTGTCCGCCGTTCCCGCCAAGACCTTCGACTACCGCGCGAAGCGCGTGCAGACGCTCGAGAGCGACCAGGTGAAGGCGCTCGAGCTGACCTGGCCGCGCGCGGGAGTCACGCATCGCTTCGAGCTCGCGGAGAGCGACTGGAAGTCGGCCGAGCCGGGCGTGGAGCTCAAGCCCTTGAAGGTCGAGGACATGCTCTTGGCCGTGGCGCGGCTCGACGCCACGGGCATCGAGCCTTCGGGCGCCGACCGGAAGGCGCTCGGCCTCGATCCGCCGGCGGTCACGATCCGCGCGCTCGACGCGCAGGGCAAGGAGCTGGGCGCGCTGTCCCTGGGCGACGCGTCCCCCGACCGCGGCCTGCCCGCAGTGTCTTCGCAGAGCGGCGACGTGTGGCGCGTCTCGAACGACCTCGGCGGAACGGTGCCGCTGTCTGCGGAGGCCTACACGAACATGTTCGTGAAGGTGACCCCGACGCAGGCCGCGCCCCCTGCCGCACAAGCTAGCCCGGAGAAGTAGTCAGGGTCCCGAGCATCGCGTCGTGAATGCGTCCGTTGCTGGCCACCACGCGCGTGCCCGAGGCGGGTGCGGGGCCGGCGTCGAAGTCACTGACGCGTCCGCCGGCCTCCTCGACCAGGAGCAAGCCCGCGGCGACGTCCCACGGCGCCAGGTGGAGCTCCCAGTAGCCGTCGAAGCGGCCGCAGGCTACGTAGGCGAGGTCGAGCGCCGCCGAGCCCGCGCGCCGGATGGCCTGCGCCGTGCCGATGAAGCGCTCGAAGTAAGTCAGGTTCGGCGTGCGCTTCTGGTGCACGTCGTAGGCGAAGCCGGTGGCCAGCAGGGCGCGCCGCAGCTCGCTCACTTCCGAGACGCGCACCGGCTTGCCGTTCAGCTCGGCGCCGCGCCCGGCTTCGGCCGAGAACAGCTCGTCGCGCATCGGGTCGTAGACCACGCCCACGGCGCGGCGGCCGTCGACCTCGACGCCGATCGAGATCGCGAAGTGCGGAAAGGCGTGCGCGTAGTTGGTGGTGCCGTCGAGCGGGTCGACGATCCAGCGCACGCCGCTCGAGCCCGACTCGGCCTGACTCTCCTCGGTGAGCAGGGCGTCGTGCGCGCGCGCAGCGCGGATGCGCTCGCGAATCAGCCGGTCGAGCGCCTGGTCGACGTCGGTCACCAGGTCGATCTCACTGGTCTTGGTGCGGATCGTGCGCGGGTCGTGGAAGCGCTCGCGCGCGATGCCGCCGGCCTCGCGCGCGATCGCGGTCGCGAGCTCGCGCAGCTCTCTCATGCGCCCGGCCCGAGCCGGAAGCGCGCGCGCGCCCGCTCGGCGGTCGCCGCGCCGATCTCGTCGGCGGAGCGGCCGTGCAGCTCTGCCAGCGTCTCGACCACGCGCGCGACCCACGCCGGCTCGTTGCGCCGGCCGCGATGCGGCGCCGGCGCGAGCAGCGGCGTGTCGGTCTCGACCAGGAGTCGCTCGAGCGGCAGCTGGCGCGCGACCTCGCGCAGCTCGTCCGCGTTCTTGAAGGTCAGGATGCCCGAGAAGCTGATGTCGAAGCCGCGCGCGAGACACTCGCGCGCGAACGGCAGGTCGCCGGTGAAGCAGTGGATCACGCCGCCGCAGCGCTCCGCGCCCTCGCGGTCGAAGATCTCGACCAGCTCCTCGAACGCGTCGCGCTGGCCCTGCGCCGGCCGCACGTGGATCACGAGCGGACGTTCGGCCGCGCGCGCGATGCCGATCTGCGCGGCCAGCGCCGCGCGCTGCGCGTCGCGCGGCGAGTGATCGTAGAAGTAGTCGAGCCCGCACTCGCCGACGGCCACCACGCGCGGGTGCGCGAGCCAGCCGTCGAGCGCGGTCGCGGCGAGCTCGCTCCACTGGTCCGCGTCGTGCGGGTGCACGCCGACCGAAGCCCACACGCCGCGCTGCTCGTCGGCGAGCATGACTGCGCCGGCGTTGGCACCCACGCCGTAGCCGGCGCCGACCGCGATCATGCCCTCGACCCCCGCCTCGCGCGCGCGCGCGATCATGGCGGGCGCGTCGGCGAGCAGCTCCGGCGCGCCGATGTGCGCGTGACTGTCGAAGAGTCTCACGAGCGCAGCTCGAGCAGCAGCGACTCGACCAAGAGCTGGGGGTTCAGGTTGCGCCGCTCGAGCTCGAGGCGCGCGGCGGAAGCCGACTCGAACGCGCGCAGCCAGCGCTCGAGCGCGCGCGTCTCGCCCGCGGCCGCGGCCGCTTCGGCGCGCGCGCGCGCGAACGCCGACTGCACGTCGATGAACGCGCGCGCCTGGTCGCGCCCGGCGTCGCCCGGGCGCCGGAAGCCCTCGGCGAAGTCGAGGATCTCGGTCACGCTGAGTGAGTCGACCCGTTCCAAGAGCGCCTTCGTCTCGCGCGCGTCCGCCAGCGACTCTTCGGCCCAGGCGCGCGCCGCCGCGGGGCTCGCCCCGCCGAGCTGGCTGGCGAGCGCGGCGTCGTCCGCGGGCATGCCCTCGGCTTCGAGCGCCGCTGCGATCTCACGTTCGCCGGCGCGCGGGAAGCGCACGCGCACCGTGCGCGAGCGCAGGGTGCGCGGCAGCGCCTCGGGCGCGGCAGTCACGAGCAGCAGCACCGTCGCCGGCGGCGGCTCCTCGAGCGTCTTGAGCAGCGCGTTCGCGGCCTCGACCCGGAGTCTCTCGGCGTCGGCGATCAGCCCCACGCGGCGCCCGCGCTCGTTGGCCACGAGCGACAGCGCCGCCCGCAGCTCGCGCACGGCGTCGACCTTGATCCACGCGCCGTCGACCTCGACCCGGTGCAGGTCCGGGTGCGCGCCCGTCGCGAACAGCCGGCAGTCGTGACACGTCCCGCACGGCCCGGCCGCGGCCGCCGGCGCGCCCTTGCACAGCAGCAGCTGTGCAAACCAGAGCGCCGTCTCGAGCTTGCCCGTGCCGGGCGGTCCGTCGAACAAGTACGCGCTGTGGACCTTCCCGGTCCCGCGCGCGCGCGCCAGCTCCGCCCGGATCTCGCCGCTTCCGCCTGCCGCCATCAGCGGCCGGCAGCATAGCGCCCGAGTCGATGGAGATCTCAAGGATCCGGCGCGCGCTCCGATACGGCCCCAAGGGACGACGACCTCGAGGAGTACGGCGCACATGGCGTTCAATGACTTCCGCAAGACCAAGGACGAGCCCGGCAAGGCGCCGATGACCAACGCCGGTGGCGTGGGCGCGCTGACCGCGTTCATCGACCAGGGCTCGGAGTTCTCGGGCAAGCTCAACTTCAAGGACACGGTCCGCATCGACGGCCGGTTCGAAGGCGAGATCGCGAGTGAGAACACGCTGATCGTGGGCGAGAGCGGCTCGGTCACCGCCACGATCAAGTCGCAGATCGTGATCATCTCGGGTGAGGTCCACGGCGAGATCAACGCCGGCGGCCAGGTCGTCCTGCACAAGACGGCGCGGGTCGACGGCAACATCCACTCGCCGCGGCTGGTCGTGGAAGACGGCGCGGTGTTCACGGGACGCATCGAGATGGGTGCCGTGAAGCCCGCGAAGAGCGTCCCGCCGACCAAGGATTCGTCCGCGCCGAAGATGCTCTAGGCCCGGGCGCGCTCAGATCAGAACGGCAGTGACTCCCGGGACCCGCGCGCGCAGCGCGGGCTCCAGCACCAGCCGGCGCGTCATCTCGCGCGCGGGGCAACGCGCGCAGGCGCCTTGCAGCTCGAGGCGCACGAGCCCGTCCTCGGTCACCGAGATCAGCTCGGCGTTCCCGCCGTCGGCCACCAGCCCGGGCCGGACCACGTCGAGCGCCTTGCGCACGGTCTCGGGGCGCAGGTCCGCGTTGATCTGGCGGGACCCATCTCCTAGGCTTCCGGCCATGCGCGTGCGCGTGCTCCTGTTCGCGGCCCTGCGAGAAGCGGTCGGCGAGAAGACACTGGAGCTTGAGCTGCGCGCGCACGCCACGCTGGCCGACGCGCTCGCGCAGCTCGAGTCGCAACATCGCGAGCTGGCACGCTATGGCGGGCGGCTGCTGGTGGCCCTGAACGAGCAGCGCGTGCCGCGCACGGCGGAGCTTCACGACGGCGACGAGATCGCGCTGCTGCCGCCCGTGTCGGGCGGGTCCGAGCGCGCCTGGATCGACTCCGCGCCGCTGTCACTCGACGCGCTCGTGCGCGAGGTGAGCGGCCCCGAGATGGGCGGGCTCGTCACCTTCACCGGCGTAGTGCGCAACCACGCGCGCGGTGAGTCGATCGACCACCTGGAGTACGAGGCGTACGCGCCCATGGCCGAGAAGGAGCTGCGCAAGATCGTCGCGGCCGCGCGCGAGCGCTGGCCGCACGTGCGCCTGGCCGTCTCGCACCGCGTCGGGCGGCTGGCGATCGGCGACGCCGCGGTGATGATCGCCGCCGCCGGGCCGCACCGCGCCGAGGCCTTCGAGGCCTGCCGCTTCGCCATCGACCAGCTGAAGAAGAGCGTGCCGATCTGGAAGAAGGAGTTCGCGAGCAGCGGCTCCTACTGGGTCGAGGAGAACCCGTGAGCGGGAGCGCGCCGGCCGAGCACCGCGCGTACGCGCCCAAGAGCGTGGGCTGCGCCGTGCTCACGGTGAGTGACTCGCGCAGCCTGGAGACCGACTCCTCGGGCCAGGCGATCCGCGCCGCGCTCGAGGCCGCGGGTCACCGCGCCGTGCGCCACGAGATCGTGCCCGACGAGCTCGAGACGATCCGGCTGGCCGTGCTGCGCGCGCTCGCGCAAAAGAGCGTCGACGCCGTGATCGCCACCGGCGGCACGGGTGTCTCGCCGCGCGACGTCACGCCCGAGGCGATCGAGCCGCTGTTCGAGAAGCCGCTGGCGGGCTTCGGCGAGCTGTTCCGCGTGCTGTCGTTCCAGGAGATCGGCGCCGCGGCGCTGCTGTCGCGCGCGGCCGCGGGCACGACCGGCGGCAAGGTCGTGTTCGTGCTGCCCGGCTCGTCCGGGGCCGTGAAGCTCGGCATGGAGCGGCTGATCGTGCCCGAGCTGGCGCACTTGGTGGGCCAGCTGCGCCGCAGCGACGCCCCGGCTTCAGGGCACGACAAACACGCCCGAAAATAGAGGGTGACCTCGCGACTCCTGCGCCACCTCGGACTCGCGCTCCTGTTCCTGTGTGTCGCCATCATCCTGCCGAGCGAAGTCTCGGTCTGGGTGGACGGGCAGGGGAACACTTGGCTCACCGACTCCGAGCACAGCCCGGCGGCGGGCGCCGAGCGAGTCACGCCCGAGGAGCTGTCGATCCGCTGGGACGGCAAGGTGACGGGCGAGCCGCTGCCCAAGGGCGTGCGCTCCGGGGACGACGACGACCGCTACCTGTCCGAGGTGCGCACGGCGCGCGCCGACGCGCAGCGCGGCAACATGGAGCTCGCCCTGCGCGCGCTGCGCCGCCTGCAGCGCGAGCATCCGGCGCGGCCCGAGGCGCCGCTCCTTTTGGCGCAGATCGAGCGCCACCGCGGCCGCTACGAGCCCGCGCGCGACGCGCTCGACGCGGTGCTGAGCACCGCGTCGCACATGCCCCAGGCCTGGCGCGACGCGGCCGAGCGCGAGCGGGCCGAGATCGGCGAGGAGCTGGCGCTGGCCAAGGCCAAGGACGGCGAGACCTGGCAGACGCGCTCGGTCGACTCCAGTCACTTCCGGCTCACCTACGACCACCAGTTCGCGGGCCGCGAGTACGGCGAGCAGGTGATCGACGTGCTGGAGCAGGCGCGCGCCGCCATGCTGCGCACGCTGGGGCGCGAGCTGCGCCAGCCGCTCGAGGTGCAGCTGTACACGCGCGCGCACTATCTCGAGGCGTACCAGCACCGCTTCGGCTTCGCGACCGTGGGCTTCTACGACGGCGCGATCCACGTGGTGTCGGCGCAGCGTCCGCGCAACGAGCTGTATGCGCTGCTGGTCCACGAGTACGTGCACGCGCTGTTCAAGGACGCCGTGGGCTCGCACCAGCCGTTCTGGCTGAACGAGGGCATCGCCGTCGCCGAGGAGGAGCGCGCGCGCGGCCGGCCGCAGCTCTCGCGCGAGGAGTGGCGCAGGCTGCTCGACTCACTGCGCGAGGAGAGCTGGATCCCGCTCGACTCGCTGGTGCAGGGCTTCTCGGGCGTGCAGGGCAGCCGCGCGCTCCTGGCCTATCTCGAGTCGCG
The nucleotide sequence above comes from Myxococcota bacterium. Encoded proteins:
- a CDS encoding DUF4340 domain-containing protein — protein: MSSRWTFALVALAAALGAWVYFGEVRGDVRKQERETAEKHVFGVESAKVTALELPLTDNRTARLERDGQNGWKLESPVAYPADPDAVERALHVLANVQSTASISPVPSDLLPFGLGPAGQTVRVFTGPGEPQTLSVGRPTPVGGGRYLSVGSDSGRIFTVAAGDVFGLMPALVDLRDKRLTRLSAGAVDDVTVRSGGQLVARVKRAESNWLLVEPQPAPGDVEKIQRMLDELSMARATDFADTPDAAATASLQNPELEIVLHTPEREERLAFGRAGDKTWLERAGDPVLLAVSPAAVSAVPAKTFDYRAKRVQTLESDQVKALELTWPRAGVTHRFELAESDWKSAEPGVELKPLKVEDMLLAVARLDATGIEPSGADRKALGLDPPAVTIRALDAQGKELGALSLGDASPDRGLPAVSSQSGDVWRVSNDLGGTVPLSAEAYTNMFVKVTPTQAAPPAAQASPEK
- a CDS encoding inositol monophosphatase family protein gives rise to the protein MRELRELATAIAREAGGIARERFHDPRTIRTKTSEIDLVTDVDQALDRLIRERIRAARAHDALLTEESQAESGSSGVRWIVDPLDGTTNYAHAFPHFAISIGVEVDGRRAVGVVYDPMRDELFSAEAGRGAELNGKPVRVSEVSELRRALLATGFAYDVHQKRTPNLTYFERFIGTAQAIRRAGSAALDLAYVACGRFDGYWELHLAPWDVAAGLLLVEEAGGRVSDFDAGPAPASGTRVVASNGRIHDAMLGTLTTSPG
- a CDS encoding TatD family hydrolase → MRLFDSHAHIGAPELLADAPAMIARAREAGVEGMIAVGAGYGVGANAGAVMLADEQRGVWASVGVHPHDADQWSELAATALDGWLAHPRVVAVGECGLDYFYDHSPRDAQRAALAAQIGIARAAERPLVIHVRPAQGQRDAFEELVEIFDREGAERCGGVIHCFTGDLPFARECLARGFDISFSGILTFKNADELREVARQLPLERLLVETDTPLLAPAPHRGRRNEPAWVARVVETLAELHGRSADEIGAATAERARARFRLGPGA
- the holB gene encoding DNA polymerase III subunit delta', yielding MAAGGSGEIRAELARARGTGKVHSAYLFDGPPGTGKLETALWFAQLLLCKGAPAAAAGPCGTCHDCRLFATGAHPDLHRVEVDGAWIKVDAVRELRAALSLVANERGRRVGLIADAERLRVEAANALLKTLEEPPPATVLLLVTAAPEALPRTLRSRTVRVRFPRAGEREIAAALEAEGMPADDAALASQLGGASPAAARAWAEESLADARETKALLERVDSLSVTEILDFAEGFRRPGDAGRDQARAFIDVQSAFARARAEAAAAAGETRALERWLRAFESASAARLELERRNLNPQLLVESLLLELRS
- a CDS encoding polymer-forming cytoskeletal protein; amino-acid sequence: MAFNDFRKTKDEPGKAPMTNAGGVGALTAFIDQGSEFSGKLNFKDTVRIDGRFEGEIASENTLIVGESGSVTATIKSQIVIISGEVHGEINAGGQVVLHKTARVDGNIHSPRLVVEDGAVFTGRIEMGAVKPAKSVPPTKDSSAPKML
- a CDS encoding NifU family protein, which codes for MAGSLGDGSRQINADLRPETVRKALDVVRPGLVADGGNAELISVTEDGLVRLELQGACARCPAREMTRRLVLEPALRARVPGVTAVLI
- a CDS encoding MoaD family protein; the protein is MRVRVLLFAALREAVGEKTLELELRAHATLADALAQLESQHRELARYGGRLLVALNEQRVPRTAELHDGDEIALLPPVSGGSERAWIDSAPLSLDALVREVSGPEMGGLVTFTGVVRNHARGESIDHLEYEAYAPMAEKELRKIVAAARERWPHVRLAVSHRVGRLAIGDAAVMIAAAGPHRAEAFEACRFAIDQLKKSVPIWKKEFASSGSYWVEENP
- a CDS encoding molybdopterin-binding protein, yielding MSGSAPAEHRAYAPKSVGCAVLTVSDSRSLETDSSGQAIRAALEAAGHRAVRHEIVPDELETIRLAVLRALAQKSVDAVIATGGTGVSPRDVTPEAIEPLFEKPLAGFGELFRVLSFQEIGAAALLSRAAAGTTGGKVVFVLPGSSGAVKLGMERLIVPELAHLVGQLRRSDAPASGHDKHARK
- a CDS encoding tetratricopeptide repeat protein, which gives rise to MTSRLLRHLGLALLFLCVAIILPSEVSVWVDGQGNTWLTDSEHSPAAGAERVTPEELSIRWDGKVTGEPLPKGVRSGDDDDRYLSEVRTARADAQRGNMELALRALRRLQREHPARPEAPLLLAQIERHRGRYEPARDALDAVLSTASHMPQAWRDAAERERAEIGEELALAKAKDGETWQTRSVDSSHFRLTYDHQFAGREYGEQVIDVLEQARAAMLRTLGRELRQPLEVQLYTRAHYLEAYQHRFGFATVGFYDGAIHVVSAQRPRNELYALLVHEYVHALFKDAVGSHQPFWLNEGIAVAEEERARGRPQLSREEWRRLLDSLREESWIPLDSLVQGFSGVQGSRALLAYLESRAAIEHITAAHPRAIAGLLDRCATGETWQAALLAETGWTPQSLERSLQEDVRSRFPEDPLAAGSAPE